A genomic window from Acidimicrobiales bacterium includes:
- a CDS encoding helix-turn-helix domain-containing protein, which translates to MQPTPVWLTVAEAAERLGLPLAEVYEAITAERLAAQPHDRSFLLRRADVEAYRSAPASAV; encoded by the coding sequence ATGCAACCCACCCCCGTCTGGCTCACCGTCGCCGAGGCCGCCGAACGCCTCGGCCTGCCGTTGGCGGAGGTGTACGAAGCCATCACTGCCGAGCGCTTGGCCGCGCAACCCCACGACCGCAGCTTCCTGCTCCGGCGCGCCGACGTCGAGGCGTACCGAAGCGCCCCCGCCTCCGCCGTCTGA